From the genome of Clostridia bacterium:
TGGCTTTTTGCGCCTGAAGTACTTTCAAAATTAATCATAATTATTTTATCCCTATACATCCAGATTACATTAAAACCCCAACAAGTGCAGATTTTAATGCAAATAACCACACTGCTATGCAAATTCCAAACGCGATACAATATATTATAATAAATTTTCTACGGTTTTTTTGTTCTTTTGTCGCCGCAAATAACGAGTATTCTTCTTCGGATAATGGAGTTTCTACAAAAGCATTTTGTTCAGGGTTAAAAACTCTTTTAATCGGCGGAACTATTACATCATAGTTCATTTTAAATCTATTTCCCTGTTTATGTTTTTTAAACCCTGTAATAGCATTTATAAAAATGCTGTCTTTTTGCTTTTTTGCAACAAAATCAAAAGCCAAGAAAAATGCCGCTAAACCTAATAACGTAAAGACAACAGCGCCAACATATATAAATATAGTATTATTCAATAAAGCACTTTCCAATCCATTTAATGAAACTATTGATGCAAGCACTGCCCAAAAATTATTGGAAAAATGCAATATTACTCCCGGCCATATAGAGCCTGTGGTCAAAACTATATATCCCAATGCTACACCTAATACAAACTGATGAGCTGTTTG
Proteins encoded in this window:
- a CDS encoding CPBP family intramembrane glutamic endopeptidase, whose product is SNFINNPNFLNQLLEKSWFIISSSIVTQGTLLGFCFLLCKIRHVDFIKAASINKKISLLVILILPVLSLFLLASDIPLLSAVDDIFRIIGYNEPDILTENLLSTPLGIIGVIISTCILPAICEEFVFRGIVLQGLASRFKPFTAILLSAFAFCMMHMSPAQTAHQFVLGVALGYIVLTTGSIWPGVILHFSNNFWAVLASIVSLNGLESALLNNTIFIYVGAVVFTLLGLAAFFLAFDFVAKKQKDSIFINAITGFKKHKQGNRFKMNYDVIVPPIKRVFNPEQNAFVETPLSEEEYSLFAATKEQKNRRKFIIIYCIAFGICIAVWLFALKSALVGVLM